One Vitis vinifera cultivar Pinot Noir 40024 chromosome 15, ASM3070453v1 genomic window, AAGGCTCCAACTATGATGATGTCATACTTCTCTTAGTCTTTAATTATAGAGGTGATACCATGAATCTTGTCGAATTCTTCTCCCTACGTGATTTCAATCTCTCGAATTAATTGACTGTTCATTTTTTTAGGTCTACTTGCTAAAGATTTTTCAGTTTCAACAATTGATGAAGCAACGTTTTTATCCTATAACAGCCAGCAATTTGTAAAGTTTTCAAGGTAGGCATTGCTCCTTCCTCAACTTTCAACAACTCCTCTAATGCAGGCAAACCCCCCAACTTTAGAAATTCGAGCTGAGAGAACCCTCCAGAAGAACATGTCATTTTATTTCCAATATAAGATTCCACCATTAATTTAAGAACCCTCAAGTTTGGTAACTTGTCTAGGGTCAACATCGGGTCTTGCTCCAACTCACAATTTTGCAATTTCAACTCAACAAGGTTGGATGGGTAGAATTCATATGAATTCGTGAACCTTGTCCCACGCAAGTATAGTTTCCTAAGTTGGGGTTAATTTTTGTAAACCACTACTCTCCAACCAACTGTAGCTATCTGGTCTTAAATATAATGTTTGGAGGTTGGTCATCTTATCAAGACCCAAATCACCACTAAAGCACCTCTCCATTATCGGCTGCCTTAAGATCTTGCCAAAGCCAGTGTGTAGATGTTTCAATTGGTGCAACTTCCAAATTGAAAATGGAATCATCACAAAGCTATCGCGTAAATCCAGGGTTTGTAGGTTAACGAGTTTACCTATAGACCATGGAAGACTACCAATTGCAttcttgaaagaaaaatatttcaagtgaATGAATTCCCCAATTTCCTTTGGTAAGTCCCAATGATGTCGTACAGTTAGTGTTAGATCTAAGACTGTCAGCAATTTAGTTCTTAGGCAAGATACCAAACTTGAGAGAGGGAAATCAAGAGAACAAGTCAAAGATCGGATGAGGCGACAGGTATGCAAATGttgagaaatatttttagagTCATGAGCAATAAGTCGGCGAGGGTTAAAAGGGTATGCAAAGATGATATTTCGGTGTAcctcaaaaaattttgaatctttggCTTTTGAAATAGCGAGGTCACGAAGCAGATCGTGGATGCGACAAGACTTCACTCTTCCATCCCATTTTCTTCCGGCCACCTGAATCATGCTTCTGTGAATCAGTTCTTCTAAATACTCTTCAGCTACGTCTTCCACCATTTCTTCACCCCTTCCTTGTACAAATCCCTCTGCAATCCACATCTGCATCAATTTGCTTGCCTTAATTTGGCAGTCCTCCGGAAAAACACCGCAGTAGAGAAAGCAAGACTTCAAGAAGTAAGGCAAGTTACTATAACTCAAAGCAAGAATTCTCAAGCATGACTCGGGGCCTTGACTTAGATGCCACTCCATGCTTTTAAGTATTTTCGCCCATGAAGATTTCGTCTTCTCTTTTCTTGATAGAAGCCCTCCTGATACCACAATGGCTAGAGGCAAGCCTTTGCATTTCTCTGTAATCTTCTTTCCCAGATCTTCCAACTCTGCAGGACATACACCTGGTGATGTACTTCCAATCGGAAAAGTTTTCTTGAGAAAGAGCTCCCAACTCTCTTTTTCACCTAAAGGACGAAGTTCATAGGGCTTTGCATAGGCATCCAAAGCAATTTGTTGGTCGCGTGTAGTGATGAGCACTCTTCTCTTGTTTGACTCAGGAAGATGCGAACGCAATCCATGCCAAACTTGGATGCTCCATACATCATCCAACACTATCAAATACCTTTTATCTTTGAGGTAACCATTAACCTCCTCCCCCAACTGATTCTCAACCATATTACTAATTTCAGTTTTTCTTTTAGGGCTGAGATTAGTCATGATGCAGTAGGCTATCCCCATCAGAAgctcccggattctataatcTTGAGATACATACACCAAAGCGCGACATTCAAAGTGGCGGTTAACTTCAATGTGGTTGTAGACTTTCTTAGCAAGAGTAGTTTTGCCAAGGCCACCCATCCCCACGATGGCCACCACTCTGCTCTCTGACTCTTCCTCCACCAGCATTTGCTTCACTGCTTCCGCCTCCCCTGTCATGCCCACTACGTCCGCTTCCTCAACAATTGGaacccttttctctctttgcaCCATCCCTTCAGTACTGGAAGAGCTCCCAGCTTCAGAAGGGATTCCACTTTTGATGTTGTACCTGTCTTTATTAGCCAGAATCTTTTCAATTGTGATATTGATCTCTCTTATCCGGCCATCAAGCTCATGGATAAATGGTAACTTGTCAGCAAATCTCACGCATGTGGGCAAGAACCGATTGGGTCTCCGCTGCCGTTGGTGTTCAATCTCGAACATGAACTCATCGATGACATCTTCAGCATCATAAGCTACGTCCCTGATCTGATTCACCCACAGCTTGAGTCTTTTGTCATGGTCGCATTTTGTATCTATATCTGCATCTTCCAGGACGAGGCGCATCCACTCCAGCTCATTTCGCAGCAGCCTCACTTGCCCTTCAACCTCTCCGAAGAGGGATGCTTCTTGTACAACCAGGTTGCCCAACTTCTCCAGAAAAAACGTAATATTGCCGTCCGCCATTCTTTTAGTTACTCAAATCGTCTTCTTCCAATGACAAACAAGAGAGAATATTGAACAAACGAAAATGgacaaagaaaaagaggaaaattagGAAGTAGTGGAGAGGTAAGAGGTTGGTATGCTATGCTAATGGCTTCCTGGAGAAGAGCCAGATGAAGATATCCCAGAAGTCAATTGGCCGGTAAATGAAGGAAAAAGCATATAAGGATATAATGGAAATGACTGGAACAATCTGACTGGAGGTCTGAAGGgagaaaatattaacaaaaatacaAGTGGAAATGGCTCTCGGCCTTTGACGAGGAAGAAATTAAGGCTGGGTATGACCTTCTTTGCCCACAAAATCTCTATATATATCCATGCCCTTTCTTCTCTTCATTCTCAAGGCATTCCTTTCTTCATTCCAATATTATCCTTTTCTTTAAGGTTAAGAACAATCACATGGATGCTCTCTGCATTGTTTTTGGATAATGGGGTTTTGCAAGaggtaaaataaaagtataataCTTGAGAGGCAGATTGAAGTTATCCCAGGTGCTTTTCTTGAAGCATTGTTACTTCATTCGGGCCCTTTTCTTCAAGCATGAAAcccttattttaaatttaatttaatttttagtttttaattgaatttagctttgaataattttcatggAAGCATTTGGCTCTTCTAAGTGGTGAAACAGAGATTTGGATCAAGATAGGTTTGTCCAATGTGTGACAAAACCGCCTTGACACCTCTCAAATTCATTAGCCAATATAACTAATAAATTCATTATCTATGATTTGTAGAATTAAGGAAGAAATTAATGTAAATATTTAgagtatttaaatataaaataattgttttctaaatatttatttttctttctatagtAGTTTTTGGGAATCACATGTAACCTAAACTAAGGTAAAAGCAAAGCAAATCAATTGTTCAGGGCTGCGATATGGTCCATGACTCCATAACAGCATGGCCCCCAGGGCTTTTGTCATCCCTTAATTGTGTTGTGGGCTGTCATTTATTTTCACATGTACTTCAATGGAATggtcattttcattaaataaggaagtagaaaatttaaaaacaaaaacaaaaaaaagtctAAACAATGGATTCTAATAATGTCTAATGATCAATAATATTCTTTGGggctatttttgaaatttttttaattaaaaattttgatttaaaatatactCTTCACAAATTTTTGACTTAAAATTGCTTTTAAGAATTTCTTTTGAAcacatgttatttttaaaataaattttaggtatttttaaatatttttttattaaatattttaagaaataattaaaaatatgaagaatattttaaacacttttatattttttatgagtaTACTTGATTATAAAGCTTGAGTCAATTCTATTTCTCTACGTAGGAGATGTAGGgggttgttttttatttattgaatgatAAGTTTGCCCTAATGTATTTCAACTTTCTTATGATTtagagttttgtttttaaataatgagaaaaaaaaaattagagtatgaccacaattgaaaaaaagagaaaaaccttTATCATTATAAtccttcatttttatttgattaattaaaagttattattCATATGATctcttataattaaaattatatataaattatttaaataaaactattaaGAGTGTGCTTGGTTTTGactttagaaagtatttttaccatttataatatttgaaatataaaaattttgaagtattaaaagtactaaaagtattttttaaaatcattatcaaatggactctaaataagattaaaatttatcgaaaatcaaataataaaaaatttactaaaaataaatataatttaaaatattcaaaattaaaacctaagacaagtcatcattatgatttttttttaataaaatatcaaatataaaattgttaaaatcaattttatttttaaaaattataataaaaccaaaacaacttcaaatgcataaagataatgaaaatttattacgATAAtgattatgtaaaaaataaagataacataaaaataataagcattaatattaaatagattttatgaaatatttattttctatggccttaataatttttttttatttttaccttatatataaatagttaagtttaattttttaatagaaaaggagaaaacaatTATGACAGTAAACACATATAATTTGTTACCCATcatgaaattattttacaacttcaaaaataacatgaatTCTATACCACAActtcaaaaataacatgaattctaaacttcaaaaataacatgaattctaaacttaaaaaataacatgaattCTAAACCCATAACGAGAAGAAAAAGCATACACTAGAAGCTTGGATGCATACATATAAAAGACATTGATAtgcaaaaaataagaaaaaataaataaaaataaaactaggAGATGTGGTGCAGTGGTGAAGCTAGGTTGCATTTATTTTAAGTGCAGAATTAATTTGAGGCGGGTTGAGGTGTAGCACTGGCTCGTTTACACAACGACATTGTGGTCGTGCTGCAAAGTTTATTGTTTGTCATGTGGTATTTTTTCTGGTTTCAAAGTGGTAagtttcttaatttatttatttatttgttttttttatatttttagttttaaaattttacagaTTGGACAGGACACTGAAACTGAACACATAAACGTTGATGATGTCCTACCGTTTGACGTTCAGATGTTCATTTTCAGTGTCCTGTCCAAtctgtaaaattttaaaactaaaaatataaaaaaaacaaataaataaataaattaagaaactTACCACTTTGAAACCAGAAAAATACCACATGACAAACAAGAAACTCCATATAGCACGATCCCAATGCTGTTGTGTAAACGAGCCAGTGTTACAGAATCGAGATCCTCAACCGGCCTCAAATTAATTCTGCACATAGAATAAACTCAACCGGCctcaaaaaatatacaaaaaaatgtttgttgatTGTATACTATCGGAACTACTCtagttaaaaatgttttgaatgtTTGTTGAGACCCTTGTTTGATGTTATGGGCATCTAAACAAACGCATAAGATAATGGCTCCGTGGAAACTGGAAACAAACGGGTTTTTTCTTAGCTTTTATAGAATTTGTAATGTTGGGTTTTGTTAGGTGTGTGTTCTTTCTCCTTCGATTTGGTTAGAAGAAATAAGGTGAATTGGAATTGGTTTGAATAGTTTCCTGTGTTTTAAGTTTTAAGACCCCTtcatctttcttccatttttttttcctctttaaaaattattatattatccttggttttttttttttttattggaacaGAGAATAcgattataaaatttaaaaatctattaaataatgctttttattttttattttttttatcttcatatttTACATAAACATGATTAATACTAATCATTATcctaagatatatatatatagggagtaactattatattttttctaataatatttaactataaatattttttagtgtttcaaaaacttcaaataaaaacaaaatgtaaTCTTTGTTAAGCATAAGACATTTgttatttcatttgaaaatcaattaattacAGGTAAATTCAAGCTTAAATAGATATgattatttagaattttaaatCTATCAATTAATTATGATATAAGTGAATCCAACACATAAATAGACAGGCCAAGGTTCCAACCAGGCGCAGTGTTTTAAGTCTCAGACTGAAATTTCTTCAACATTAGGCCCAACTCCTAGGATTCAAAGCTGGCCCAGT contains:
- the LOC100258465 gene encoding putative disease resistance protein At1g50180 codes for the protein MADGNITFFLEKLGNLVVQEASLFGEVEGQVRLLRNELEWMRLVLEDADIDTKCDHDKRLKLWVNQIRDVAYDAEDVIDEFMFEIEHQRQRRPNRFLPTCVRFADKLPFIHELDGRIREINITIEKILANKDRYNIKSGIPSEAGSSSSTEGMVQREKRVPIVEEADVVGMTGEAEAVKQMLVEEESESRVVAIVGMGGLGKTTLAKKVYNHIEVNRHFECRALVYVSQDYRIRELLMGIAYCIMTNLSPKRKTEISNMVENQLGEEVNGYLKDKRYLIVLDDVWSIQVWHGLRSHLPESNKRRVLITTRDQQIALDAYAKPYELRPLGEKESWELFLKKTFPIGSTSPGVCPAELEDLGKKITEKCKGLPLAIVVSGGLLSRKEKTKSSWAKILKSMEWHLSQGPESCLRILALSYSNLPYFLKSCFLYCGVFPEDCQIKASKLMQMWIAEGFVQGRGEEMVEDVAEEYLEELIHRSMIQVAGRKWDGRVKSCRIHDLLRDLAISKAKDSKFFELCDDSIFNLEVAPIETSTHWLWQDLKAADNGEVL